One Actinoplanes missouriensis 431 DNA segment encodes these proteins:
- a CDS encoding putative bifunctional diguanylate cyclase/phosphodiesterase, with product MTAENRSQPGRTRPVRILTAAVVVAAAVAVVIGVLQPVQLPADRPLPALDGICVAAVLAAIAQLAGLRFRLGPDAVSVSWAEAAVVVGFVVAPAGWLPAATLIGTGAAWMLLAWFTGLRNPAEIVHLVASMTVGVAGAAFVTTILAGDAPIGGTRLPLALVAGAATYLLITFGLVVLTLVLHRDAAPGRIAARVLYAKLPMSIGNVLVGLGAVFALVREPLWLLAFGPALWLLHRTYRFHLRAAEERRMWEAFAVATARLPGTTEAEVARAGLRGALDVFGARRAELEVRGGTGHRRYAQDGPGLGDPAAARSGPAITRSMAVAGHPVGELTVWLGEPSLPVPQDEAAITAYGEALAGALHDAAAHQRIAELDARAAYERVHDPLTGLINRTAFAERGDLLLRSLDRGQHVALLLLDVVDFREVNRTLGHRGGDEVLRLVAERLVELARPLELVARTGDDEFALLLPAMAALSDQGSRAAGSLPPALRRARELVEQLRLPMEVAGVRLAVEVTVGVVAERPGRIEVSELLRRASLAVGQAKELNVTVGTYDSSQDASSTDHLALLAELQDAFAADDQIVLHLQPAVDLVTAAPTGVEALVRWRHPRRGQLSPGAFLPAVERSELLIPFTRRVLDLALAAAADWAAHGIDIPVSVNVSARSLTDPTFPAQVTEALRRHRTPASRLVLEITESVAVSEQEIVDEVLARLRASGVQMSLDDFGTGFSSLASVTRMPVDEIKIDRSFVDEMIDKPAAGAVVRGAVELGARLGVRVVAEGIETIEQRAALIELGCPIAQGYHFCKPMPADKIVQALTQLREDAPAPVTRLRADGAS from the coding sequence GTGACAGCCGAGAACCGCTCCCAACCCGGCCGTACGCGTCCGGTGCGCATCCTGACCGCGGCCGTCGTGGTGGCCGCCGCCGTCGCCGTGGTGATCGGCGTCCTGCAGCCGGTGCAGCTCCCCGCCGACCGCCCGCTCCCCGCCCTCGACGGCATCTGCGTCGCGGCCGTGCTGGCCGCCATCGCGCAACTTGCGGGCCTCCGGTTCCGGCTCGGGCCGGACGCGGTCTCGGTCAGCTGGGCCGAAGCGGCGGTGGTGGTCGGCTTCGTGGTGGCGCCGGCCGGCTGGCTGCCCGCCGCCACCCTGATCGGCACCGGCGCGGCCTGGATGCTGCTCGCCTGGTTCACGGGCCTGCGCAACCCGGCCGAGATCGTCCACCTGGTCGCCTCGATGACCGTCGGCGTGGCCGGCGCCGCGTTCGTCACCACGATCCTCGCCGGGGACGCCCCGATCGGTGGCACCCGGCTGCCGCTCGCCCTGGTGGCCGGCGCCGCGACCTACCTCCTGATCACGTTCGGCCTGGTCGTGCTGACGCTGGTCCTGCACCGCGACGCGGCGCCCGGCCGGATCGCCGCCCGGGTCCTCTACGCCAAGCTGCCGATGTCGATCGGCAACGTGCTGGTCGGTCTCGGCGCGGTGTTCGCGCTGGTCCGTGAGCCGCTCTGGCTGCTCGCCTTCGGGCCGGCCCTCTGGCTGCTGCACCGCACCTACCGCTTCCACCTGCGCGCCGCCGAGGAACGCCGGATGTGGGAAGCCTTCGCGGTCGCCACCGCCCGGCTGCCCGGAACCACCGAGGCCGAGGTGGCCCGGGCCGGTCTGCGCGGCGCGCTCGACGTCTTCGGGGCCCGCCGCGCCGAGCTGGAGGTCCGGGGCGGCACCGGACACCGCCGGTACGCGCAGGACGGCCCCGGCCTGGGTGACCCCGCCGCCGCCCGCTCCGGGCCGGCCATCACGCGCAGCATGGCGGTCGCCGGGCACCCGGTCGGCGAGCTCACCGTCTGGCTCGGTGAGCCCAGTCTGCCGGTGCCGCAGGACGAGGCGGCCATCACGGCGTACGGCGAGGCGCTGGCCGGTGCGCTGCACGACGCGGCGGCGCACCAGCGGATCGCCGAGCTGGACGCCCGCGCGGCGTACGAGCGAGTGCACGACCCGCTCACCGGGCTGATCAACCGGACCGCGTTCGCCGAGCGGGGCGACCTGCTGCTGCGCTCGCTGGACCGGGGTCAGCACGTGGCCCTGCTGCTGCTCGACGTGGTCGACTTCCGCGAGGTCAACCGGACGCTCGGCCACCGCGGCGGCGACGAGGTGCTGCGGCTCGTCGCGGAGCGGCTGGTCGAGCTGGCCCGGCCGCTGGAGCTCGTCGCGCGGACCGGCGACGACGAGTTCGCACTGCTGCTGCCGGCGATGGCGGCGCTCTCCGACCAGGGCAGCCGGGCCGCCGGCTCGCTGCCGCCGGCCCTGCGCCGGGCCCGGGAGCTGGTCGAGCAGCTGCGGCTGCCGATGGAGGTGGCCGGGGTGCGCCTCGCCGTCGAGGTGACCGTCGGCGTGGTGGCGGAACGGCCGGGCCGGATCGAGGTGAGCGAGCTGCTCCGGCGGGCGTCGCTCGCGGTCGGCCAGGCCAAGGAGCTGAACGTGACGGTCGGGACGTACGACAGCAGCCAGGACGCGAGCAGCACCGATCACCTGGCACTGCTCGCCGAACTGCAGGACGCGTTCGCCGCCGACGACCAGATCGTGCTGCACCTGCAGCCCGCCGTCGACCTGGTGACGGCCGCGCCGACCGGGGTGGAGGCGCTGGTCCGGTGGCGGCACCCGCGCCGCGGGCAGCTCTCGCCGGGCGCCTTCCTGCCCGCCGTGGAGCGCAGCGAACTGCTCATCCCGTTCACCCGGCGGGTGCTCGACCTGGCCCTCGCGGCCGCCGCCGACTGGGCGGCCCACGGCATCGACATCCCGGTCTCGGTGAACGTGTCGGCGCGCAGCCTCACCGACCCGACGTTCCCGGCCCAGGTCACCGAGGCGCTGCGCCGCCACCGGACGCCCGCCTCACGGCTGGTCCTGGAGATCACCGAGTCGGTGGCGGTGAGCGAGCAGGAGATCGTCGACGAGGTGCTGGCCCGGCTGCGCGCGTCCGGCGTGCAGATGTCGCTCGACGACTTCGGCACCGGGTTCTCCTCGCTCGCCTCGGTCACCCGGATGCCTGTCGACGAGATCAAGATCGACCGGTCGTTCGTGGACGAGATGATCGACAAGCCGGCGGCCGGCGCGGTCGTGCGCGGCGCGGTCGAGCTCGGCGCGCGGCTCGGCGTCCGGGTGGTGGCCGAGGGCATCGAGACCATCGAGCAGCGGGCCGCGCTGATCGAGCTGGGCTGCCCGATCGCGCAGGGTTACCACTTCTGCAAACCCATGCCGGCCGACAAGATCGTCCAGGCGCTGACGCAGCTCCGGGAGGACGCGCCGGCCCCGGTGACCCGGTTGCGGGCGGACGGCGCCTCCTGA
- a CDS encoding thioredoxin domain-containing protein, which produces MNRLGSANSPYLLQHADNPVDWWPWGDDAFAEAKRRDVPLLISVGYSSCHWCHVMAHESFEDAAIAAQMNEGFVSVKVDREERPDVDAVYMTATQAMTGQGGWPMTVFATPDGDPFFCGTYFPRDQFGRLLASVTTAWRDQRDDVLKQGAAVVEAVGGAQMIGGPRAPISGDLLAAAAQGLAKEQDQTYGGFGGAPKFPPHMNLLFLLRHHERTGSADALEIVRHACERMARGGIYDQLAGGFARYAVDETWTVPHFEKMLYDNALLLRVYTQLWRLTGDLFARRIADETAAFLLRDLGTAQGGLASALDADTSGVEGLTYAWTPAELAEALGAEDGAWAADLFRVTEPGTFAHNSASAPIDGAADRMKGVEHGKSVLVLARDIDEADPAIVERWRDVRQRLLTARNGRPQPARDDKVVASWNGLAITALAEHGVLTGSAGSRDAAVALAEVLADRHLVDGRLRRVSRDGVAGEPAGVLEDYGSVAEAFLAVHQVTASPRWLTLAGELLDVALARFGSGDGGFYDTADDAEKLLTRPADPTDNATPSGLSVVCAALVSYAALSGSTAHREAADAALATVGPLIGGHPRFAGYAAAVAEAALTGPYEIAIATTDRTAADPLVEAAHWSAPGGTVIVVGEPDRPGVPLLADRPLIGGASTAYVCRGFVCDRPVTTPGDLADRLGQSPTER; this is translated from the coding sequence ATGAACCGGCTGGGTAGTGCCAACTCGCCCTACCTCCTCCAGCACGCCGACAACCCCGTTGACTGGTGGCCGTGGGGGGACGATGCTTTCGCGGAGGCCAAGCGGCGAGACGTGCCTTTACTGATCTCAGTAGGGTATTCGAGCTGTCATTGGTGTCACGTGATGGCGCACGAGTCCTTCGAGGACGCGGCGATCGCCGCGCAGATGAACGAGGGCTTCGTCTCGGTCAAGGTGGACCGCGAGGAGCGACCCGACGTGGACGCCGTCTACATGACCGCCACGCAGGCGATGACCGGTCAGGGCGGCTGGCCGATGACGGTCTTCGCCACGCCCGACGGCGACCCGTTCTTCTGCGGCACCTATTTCCCGCGCGACCAGTTCGGCCGGCTGCTCGCCAGCGTCACCACCGCGTGGCGTGATCAGCGCGACGACGTGCTGAAACAGGGCGCCGCCGTGGTCGAGGCGGTGGGTGGCGCGCAGATGATCGGCGGGCCGCGGGCGCCGATCTCCGGCGACCTTCTCGCGGCCGCCGCCCAAGGCCTCGCCAAGGAGCAGGATCAGACGTACGGGGGATTCGGCGGCGCCCCGAAATTCCCGCCGCACATGAACCTGCTGTTCCTGCTGCGTCACCACGAGCGGACTGGTTCGGCCGACGCCCTGGAGATCGTCCGGCACGCGTGTGAGCGGATGGCCCGCGGCGGCATCTACGACCAGCTGGCCGGTGGCTTCGCCCGCTACGCGGTGGACGAGACCTGGACCGTGCCGCACTTCGAGAAGATGCTCTACGACAACGCGCTGCTGCTGCGGGTCTACACCCAGCTGTGGCGGCTCACCGGCGACCTGTTCGCCCGCCGGATCGCCGACGAGACGGCGGCGTTCCTGCTGCGCGACCTCGGGACGGCGCAGGGCGGCCTGGCGTCGGCGCTGGACGCCGACACCTCCGGCGTGGAGGGCCTGACGTACGCGTGGACGCCCGCGGAGCTGGCCGAGGCGCTGGGTGCGGAGGACGGCGCCTGGGCCGCCGACCTGTTCCGGGTGACCGAGCCCGGCACTTTCGCCCATAATTCGGCCTCCGCGCCGATAGACGGCGCTGCGGACCGAATGAAGGGCGTTGAGCACGGCAAGAGCGTGCTGGTGCTGGCCCGGGACATCGACGAGGCGGATCCGGCGATCGTGGAGCGCTGGCGGGACGTGCGGCAGCGGCTCCTGACGGCGCGGAACGGACGGCCCCAGCCGGCCCGGGACGACAAGGTCGTCGCGTCGTGGAACGGGCTGGCGATCACCGCGCTGGCCGAGCACGGTGTGCTCACCGGGTCGGCCGGCTCGCGGGACGCGGCGGTCGCGCTCGCCGAGGTGCTCGCCGATCGGCACCTCGTGGACGGGCGGCTGCGCCGCGTCTCACGTGACGGTGTGGCCGGGGAACCCGCCGGGGTGCTGGAGGACTACGGGAGCGTGGCGGAGGCGTTCCTCGCCGTGCACCAGGTGACCGCCTCCCCCCGGTGGCTGACTCTCGCGGGGGAGTTGCTGGACGTGGCGCTGGCCCGGTTCGGCAGCGGGGACGGCGGGTTCTACGACACGGCCGACGACGCGGAGAAACTGCTCACCCGCCCGGCCGACCCGACGGACAACGCCACACCGTCCGGTCTGTCCGTGGTGTGCGCGGCGCTGGTGTCGTACGCGGCGCTGAGCGGCTCGACGGCGCACCGGGAGGCGGCGGACGCGGCGCTCGCCACGGTCGGCCCGCTGATCGGGGGACACCCGCGGTTCGCCGGTTACGCGGCGGCGGTGGCCGAGGCGGCACTGACCGGCCCCTACGAGATCGCTATCGCCACGACCGACCGGACGGCCGCGGATCCGCTGGTGGAGGCGGCGCACTGGTCGGCGCCGGGCGGCACGGTGATCGTCGTCGGGGAACCGGACCGGCCGGGCGTGCCGCTGCTGGCGGACCGCCCGCTGATCGGCGGGGCGTCGACGGCTTACGTCTGCCGGGGCTTCGTCTGCGACCGTCCGGTCACCACACCGGGCGACCTGGCCGACCGCCTGGGTCAGTCGCCGACGGAGAGGTGA
- a CDS encoding Uma2 family endonuclease codes for MSAEAVGRHMPAVITLDDLAAMIEADTHGHRYETSVEGALSVVPPPDNQHAIIATRLMAWLIAAGLPLEQIMQVAGIRVPGPDGEGGRVPDLTVWSRPQPPAVWMSTADLVLAIEIISPGSEAIDQVVKVSEFAAAGIPQYWTVARDTANTVTIHRLGPDGAYEVTARVPLTWLLQTSVGDHLSVGD; via the coding sequence ATGAGCGCAGAAGCGGTAGGCCGGCACATGCCGGCCGTCATCACGCTCGACGACCTCGCCGCGATGATCGAAGCGGACACGCATGGTCACCGCTACGAAACCAGTGTCGAAGGAGCGCTCTCCGTCGTGCCTCCCCCGGACAATCAGCACGCGATCATCGCCACGCGGCTGATGGCATGGCTCATCGCCGCGGGGCTGCCACTCGAACAGATCATGCAGGTCGCCGGCATCCGGGTCCCCGGTCCGGACGGCGAGGGCGGACGCGTTCCCGATCTCACGGTCTGGTCCCGTCCTCAGCCACCGGCGGTCTGGATGTCCACCGCCGACCTGGTTCTGGCTATCGAGATCATCTCGCCCGGCTCCGAGGCGATCGATCAAGTCGTCAAGGTGTCGGAATTCGCCGCCGCCGGGATCCCGCAGTACTGGACCGTGGCCCGCGACACCGCCAACACGGTCACCATCCACCGGCTCGGCCCCGACGGCGCCTATGAAGTCACCGCCAGGGTGCCGCTCACCTGGTTGCTTCAGACCTCCGTCGGGGATCACCTCTCCGTCGGCGACTGA